The genomic window gctgatgtggggctgctgtggggctgatgtggggctgctgtggggctgctgtggggctgctgtggggggatgtggggctgctgtggggctgatgtggggggatgtggggctgatgtggggctgatgtggggctgatgtggggctgatgtggggctgacgtggggggatgtggggctgatgtggggctgatgtggggctgatgtggggggatgtggggctgatgtggggggaggtggggctgatgtggggggaggtggggctgatgtggggggatgtggggctgatgtggggctgatgtggggctgctgtggggggatgtggggctgatgtggggctgctgtggggctgatgtggggctgatgtggggctgatgtggggggatgtggggctgctgtggggctgatgtggggctatggggctgctgtggggctgatgtggggctgatgtggggggaggtggggctgatgtggggctgatgtggggctgatgtggggctgctgtggggctgatgtggggggatgtggggctgctgtggggctgctgtggggggatgtggggctgatgtggggctgatgtggggctgatgtggggctggtgtggggctgatgtggggctggtgtggggctgatgtggggggatgtggggctgatgtggggctgatgtggggctgatgtggggctgccGTGGGGCTGccgtggggcagggatggggcagcaatggggcagggatggggggatgtggggggatgtggggctgctgtggggctgctgtggggctgacatggggggatgtggggcagggatggggctgctgtgggggacttatggggcacttatggggcagggatgggggctgtggggcacagatgggggctgtggggcagggatggggctgttATTGGGTATTTatggggcacttatgggtcagggatggtggctatggagcagggatggggcagggatggggctgctatgggggaCTTATGGGGCAAGGATGGGGCTGTTATGGGGCATTTATGggacacttatggggcagggatgtggtcTACGGGGCAGGGTTGGGGCACTTACAGGGCAAGGATGGGGCTGGTATGGGGGACTTATGGGGCTGTTATGGGGCATTTATAggacacttatggggcagggatgggggctatggggcaggggtggggcacttatggggcaaGGATGAGGCTGTTATGGAGAAGGGATGGGGACCATGGGACACTTACGGGGGCTATAGGGTACTTATGGGGTAAGAATGGGACTGTTATGGGGCAGGGATtgggcacttatggggcacttatggggcaggaatggggtctatgggataCTTCAGGTCTGGACCATTCCatcggggctgggggggggttgggcTCTCACCCGAGAGGATGAAGAAGATGCCCGAGACGAAGGCCAGCAGGGTGCGCTGGGGCCGGATGTGACCCACGTTGCTGATGACGAAGGCCGTGAAGACGAGGAAGAGGCTGACCATGGGGAACGGGGTGGCCGAGCGCACGGTCTCTGGGGGGGCAGGAGTGGTACAGCCCCAACCAGCACGGGGAGCCCCATGGAGCCCCTATAGAAACCTATGGAGCCCTATGGAGCCCCTATAGAAACCTATGGACCCCTATGGAACCCTATGGAgcccctatagaacccctaCAGAACCCTATGGAGCCGTTATAGAGCCCTTATGGAGCCCTATGGagcccctatagaaccctatggagccctatggagcccctatagaacccctatagaaccctatggaGCCGTTATAGAGCCCTTATGGAGCCCTATGGagcccctatagaaccctatggaGCCCTATGGAGCCCCTATAGAATGCCTATAGAGCCCTATGGAACCCTATGagcccctatagaaccctatggaGCCCTATGGAGCCCCTATAGAAACCTATGGATCCCCTGTAGAAACCCATGGACCCCAATGGAACCCTATGGAGCCCCTATAGAAAACTATGGAGCCCTAAGGAgcccctatagaacccctatagaaccctatggagctcctatagaaccctatggaGCCCCTATAGAAACCTATGGAGCCCCTATGGAgcccctatagaacccctataGAAACCTATGGAGCCCCATGGAATCTTATGGAGCCCCTATAGAGCCCTTATGGAGCCCTATAAAACCCCTATGGAGCCCTATGGAGCCCCTATAGAACTCCTATGGACCCCTATGGAGCCCCTATTCAACATTATGGAACACTATAGAGCCTCTATAGAACCCTAAAGTCACCCCAGAGCCCCCTGTAGAGACCTTATAGAACCATAGAGAGGCCTATTGAcccccacagagccccacagAACTTCTATAGGCACCCATAACCCTCCCTGGCCTCCTACAGAGCCACCTATAGGCACCCATGAACTCCTATAGCCCCCTATggcccctatagccccccatagcccccatagcccctatagcccctatagtccccatagcccccatagcccccatagcccccatagcccctatagcccctatagcccctatagcccccatagcccccatagcccccatagcccctatagcccctatagcccctatagcccccatagcccccatagaccccatagcccccatagaccccatagcccccatagaccccatagcccccatagcccctagAGCCCCTAGAGCCCCTAaagcccccataccccccatagcccctatagcccctatgGCCTCACGCACTGAGGATGTTTTCCGTGTTCTCCGTCACGAGGTTGATTTCGGGCTCCAGGAAATACTCGGAGGCGACACAGCGACCCTTCTCCCGGCCTATGGACAGCACCCATGGGgtaccccatagcacccatagagccccatagaacccatagggtgccccatagcactCATTGACTCtcatagcacccatagagccccatagcaaccATTGACCCCCATAGCATCCACAGGGTACCTCAaaacacccatagcacccattgacccctatagcacccattaccccattatccccatcacccccattgcccccattacccccatcaccccattactcccattctccccattgtccccattacccccattacctcattacccccatcacccccgtGACCCCCAataccccatcacccccatcaccccattaccccattgtccccattaccccattacccccattaccccattacccccattacccccatcacccccattaccccattaccccattaccccattacccccattaccccattacccccattacccccattacccccatcacccccattacccccattaccccattacccccatcacccccattacccccattaccccattacccccattaccccattaccccattacccccatcacccccattacccccattaccccattacccccattacccccattaccccatcacccccattacccccatcaccccattacccccattaccccatcacccccattacccccatcacccccatcaccccattacccccattaccccatcacccccattacccccattaccccatcacccccattacccccattaccccatcacccccattacccccattaccccattacccccattacccccatcacccccatcacccccattaccccatcacccccatcaccccatcacccccattccccccattccccccatcacccccattacccccattacccccattacccccattacccccattacccccatcacccccatcacccccattaccccattaccctcattacccccatcacccccattaccccatcacccccattaccccattacccccatcacccccattaccccattacccccattaccccattaccccattaccccattacccccattgtccccattaccccattaccccatcacccccattaccccattaccccatcacccccattaccccatcacccccattacccccattaccccattacccccattatccccatcacccccattacccccatcacccccattacccccattaccccattacccccattaccccattaccccattacccccatcaccccattaccccattacccccattacccccattaccccattaccccccattaccccatcacccccattaccccattacccccattaccccatcacccccattaccccattaccccattacccccattacccccatcaccccattaccccattacccccattacccccatcaccccattaccccattacccccattacccccattacccccattacccccattacccccatcacccccttgcccccatcaccccattaccTGCAAAGAAGCAGACCCTCCAGAGCCCTGCGTGCAGAGCCATGCGCACCTCAGTGCTCTGGTTCTGGGGCAGGACCACCCCCTCCTCCATGTACAGCCAATGGTCGGTGCTGACCGCGATGCCAACCAGCAGCAGCCCACAGGCCCCGAACACACTGCTCAGCAGCGTCAGCGCCCGGCTGCTGCACGAGCTCATCCTGCACCTCTGtataggggatataggggatataggggtATAGGGGTTATAGAGAgtatagggggtatagggggtataggggttatggggggtatagggggtatggggggtatagggagCAGCCCACAGGCCCCGAACACACTGCTCAGCAGCGTCAGCGCCCGGCTGCTGCACGAGCTCATCCTGCACCTGCCtatgggggatatagggggtgAAGGaggtatagggggtatggggggtatagggggtatgggggtatagggggtatgggggatatagggggtatagggggtatagggggtatggggggtatggggggtatagggggtatggggggtatagggggtatagggggtatggggggtatagggacCGCCCACAGGCCCCGAACACACTGCTCAGCAGCGTCAGCGCCCGGCTGCTGCACGAGCTCATCCTGCACCTGCCTATAGGGGGTATAGTGTGaagggggtatagggggtatggggtgtataggGGGTATAGAGGGtataggggatatagggggtatagggggtgTAGGGGGTATAGGGGGAATGAAGGGTATAGGGGTAGAGAGGCTACTAGGGgctatggggcctatgggggtcAGGAGGGGTCAAGGGGGTCAAGGGAGGTCATGGGGActatgggggggatgggggaaaggGGGGGCCATGGGGGGTCAAGGGGCTTACGGGGGTCATAGGGGTTGAAGGGGACGGGGTCCCTATGGGAGCCCCCCCCAAAGAACACGTGTGTGCAGGAGCCCCCTGGGACATCACATGTGGGACACACATGACCCTGTACATGTGTGACCATGCACACGTGACCCCATACACATGTGACCCCATGCACGTGTGACCCCATACACGTGTGACCCCATACACGTGTGAACCCACACACATGTGACCCCATACACGTGTGACCCCATACACATGTGACCCCATACACGTGTGACCCCATACACGTGTGACCCCATACATACATGACCATGCATGAGTATGACCCCGCACACACATGACCCCGCACACACATGACCCCACAAACACATGACCCTGTACACACGTGACCTGCACACACATGACCCCATACAGACATGACCTCTCACACACGTGACCCCATACACACATGACCTGCACACACATGACCCCGCACACACATGACCCCACACACATATGACCCGCACACACATGATCCCGCACACACGTGACCCCACACACGACCCGCACACATGTGACCCCATACAGATATGACCCCGCACACACATGACCCCGCACACACGTGACCCCCACTCACGTGCCCTCACCCGCTCACGCCGTCACCGGCTGCCGTGTCCCCGAGGCCCCGGGAGCCATGGGAAGGGCAGAGGGGACGGAcacgggggggggaggggacagacggacacggggggggggaggggacagacggacacgggggggggggaggggacagacggacacggggggggggaggggacagacggacacgggggggggggagggggggacagGAGGAcacggggggagggggggacagacggacacgggggggggaggggacagacggacacggggggggggaggggacagacggacacggggggggggaggggacagacggacacgggggggggggggggggacaggaggacacggggggagggggggacagacggacacgggggggggaggggacagacggacacggggggggggatCGATGgacggggggggaggggagggaggacagacggacacggggggggggaggggacagacggacacggggggggggatCGAtggttggggggggaggggggggaggacAGACGGAcacggggggggaggggatgaaGGACGCGATGGGGACGGAGACGGAGATGAAGGacacagggaggaagggatgtggggcagggatatggggcagggatggggggcagggatggggggcagggatggggggcagggatggggggcagggatggggggcggggatggggggtggggatggggggcaggGATAGGTACGGGAtaggggggatgcagggatggataCGGGATGGATACGGgatgggagggatgcagggatgggtaTGGGATAGGGGGGATGGATACGGGagggggggatgcagggatggataCGGGATGCGATGAGGAGGATGCAGGGACGGG from Melopsittacus undulatus isolate bMelUnd1 chromosome 27, bMelUnd1.mat.Z, whole genome shotgun sequence includes these protein-coding regions:
- the CACNG7 gene encoding voltage-dependent calcium channel gamma-7 subunit, yielding MSSCSSRALTLLSSVFGACGLLLVGIAVSTDHWLYMEEGVVLPQNQSTEVRMALHAGLWRVCFFAGREKGRCVASEYFLEPEINLVTENTENILKTVRSATPFPMVSLFLVFTAFVISNVGHIRPQRTLLAFVSGIFFILSGLSLVVGLVLYISSINDEVMNRPGGSELFFRYRYGWSFAFAASSFLLKEGAGVMSLYLFTKRYAEEEPFRAPPPLLRPRLSACSGLSGQFLQPRSWPRPRSTSDASSDVSIRMTQSFPPPPPRHQVPG